The following coding sequences are from one Candidatus Nitrohelix vancouverensis window:
- a CDS encoding ABC transporter substrate-binding protein, whose translation MLKQRPAFWIFPVLIAFLCLALPTFAVASEITDDLKNTIDKVIKIVTDESLKSDPAKRRATLRDVIDKRFNYKQMVIRSLAQNWDERTPQEREQFIELFQKLLENSYASKLESYRDEKIEYVGEQVKGQYALINTKIIRKDAEIEVDYKMINEDGAWKVYDFVIERVSMIRNYRSQFTKIIRKESYSGLVTKLENKIKDLELNGGESDTL comes from the coding sequence ATGCTGAAACAGCGCCCTGCGTTTTGGATTTTTCCCGTTTTGATCGCTTTCCTCTGTTTGGCTCTGCCAACTTTCGCCGTCGCCTCCGAGATCACCGACGATCTGAAAAACACGATCGACAAGGTCATCAAAATTGTCACCGACGAATCCCTCAAGAGCGATCCGGCTAAACGTCGCGCGACCTTGCGCGATGTCATTGACAAGCGATTCAATTACAAGCAAATGGTCATCCGATCCCTGGCCCAGAACTGGGACGAGCGAACGCCTCAGGAACGCGAGCAGTTCATCGAACTGTTTCAGAAACTTCTGGAAAATTCCTATGCCAGCAAACTCGAATCCTACCGCGATGAGAAAATCGAATATGTGGGCGAGCAGGTGAAGGGTCAGTATGCGTTGATCAATACCAAGATCATCCGCAAGGACGCTGAAATCGAAGTGGATTACAAAATGATCAACGAGGACGGCGCATGGAAGGTTTACGATTTCGTGATCGAGCGCGTCAGCATGATCCGTAATTACCGCTCCCAGTTCACCAAAATCATTCGCAAGGAATCCTATTCAGGACTCGTGACGAAGCTGGAAAACAAGATCAAGGACCTCGAATTGAACGGCGGAGAAAGCGACACGCTTTGA